Genomic segment of Ewingella sp. CoE-038-23:
ATGGCGCTGCTGGGTTCGCGCGTGCCGACCGGGCTAAAGGTGTTCTTGCTGGCGCTCGCTATTATTGATGACCTTGGCGCTATCGTGATTATCGCGCTGTTCTACAGCCACGATATCTCGGGCATGGCGTTAGGGCTGGCGGCGTTGTCCATTGCCGTACTGGCATGGCTGAACTGGCGCGGCGTCGGCAAACTCACGCCGTATCTGCTGGTGGGTGCGGTGCTGTGGGTCTGCGTGCTGAAATCGGGTATCCATGCCACTCTGGCGGGCGTGATCCTCGGTTTCTTCATTCCGCTAGAGACAAGACAGAAAGTCTCTCCGGCTCGCCGTTTAGAGCATGGCATTCACCCTTACGTGGCTTGGTTTATCCTGCCGATATTTGCCTTTGCTAATGCCGGTGTCTCGCTGCAGGGCGTGTCGACGGAGAGTGTCTTCTCTCTGTTGCCGATGGGTATCGCGGCCGGTTTGTTACTTGGCAAGCCAATCGGCATCATGATTTTCAGCGGCATAGCGGTAAAACTTGGCATTGCGCGCTTGCCGGAAGGGATTAATTTCAAACAGATTGCCGGGGTATCCGTGCTCTGCGGTATTGGTTTTACGATGTCGATTTTCATCGCCTCGCTGGCCTTTGCCAAAGCCGATCCAGAGCTACTGACTTACTCGAAAATCGGTATTTTGCTCGGCTCCACCGTTTCGGCAGTTTTAGGTTATCTGTTACTGAATAAGTTATTGCCGAAGAGAGGCCATCGCCACGGCGCGTAGGCCAATGCTCACCTTGTGTGAACCTCGAATAGCCAGAAGGAGCAGGTATGTCGCATATCAATTTCAACCACCTGTACTACTTTTGGCAGGTTTGCAAAACCGGATCGATGGTGGGGGCGGCAGAGGCATTGTTTCTGACGCCGCAAACCATCACCGGTCAGATTAAGTCATTGGAAGAGCGTCTTGGCGGCAAGCTGTTTAAGCGTCAAGGGCGCGGGCTAGTGCCTTCTGAACTGGGGCAACTGGTCTTTCGCTACGCCGACAAGATGTTTGCCATGAGCCAGGAGATGCTGGATATCGTCAACTATCGCAAAGAGTCCAGCCTGCTGTTTGATGTCGGCGTGGCCGATGCGTTGTCGAAAAGATTGGTCAGCCGGGTGCTGGATGCCGCCGTGGTGGATAACCAAGATATCCATCTGCGCTGCTTCGAATCGACTCACGAGATGCTGCTGGAGCAGCTTAGCCAGCACAAGCTCGACATCATTCTGTCGGATTGTCCGGTGGACTCCACCCAGCAGGAAGGGCTGTTTTCAGTCAAGCTGGGGGAAAGCCCTATCAGCTTTTATTGCCGCCAGCCGGCAGAAAGTGAGGCTTTCCCCGAGTGCCTTGAGAAGCGCCCATTGCTGATCCCCGGCAGGCGCTCAATGCTTGGCCGCAAGCTGCTCAATTGGTTTAACACTCAGGGGCTGAAGGTGAAAATCTTGGGCGAGTTTGATGATGCCGCGCTGATGAAGGCTTTTGCCCAGAATCACAATGCGATCTTTGTCGCGCCGTCGGTGTATCTGACCGAGGTGTTTCACGGGGATGATATTGTCGAGGTAGGGCGGGTAGAGGGCTTACAGGAAGAGTACTACGTGATTTTCGCCGAGAGGATGATTCAGCACCCTTCGGTACAGCGGGTGTGTAACACCGACTTCTCAGGGCTGTTCACTGGCTGAGGGGGATTTGCGAAGTAATGAGCCGGGAAGCTCAAAAAACAGATATAAAAAAACCGGCAGAAGCCGGTTTTTTTATCAAGCAGACAACGAAATGCGATTATTGCATTGCGTTGATTTGCGCAGTCAAGTTTGACTTATGACGCGCTGCTTTGTTTTTGTGGATCAGGCCTTTGCAAGACTGACGGTCCACAATTGGTTGCATTTCGTTAAATGCATTTTGTGCAGCAGCTTTGTCGCCTGCTGCAATAGCCGCGTATACCTTCTTGATAAAGGTACGCACCATAGAACGACGGCTCGCGTTATGCTTACGACGTTTCTCTGACTGTACGGCGCGTTTCTTAGCTGATTTGATATTAGCCAAGGTCCAACTCCCAAATATTTTTCTATTGAGGACAATTCGAAGGCCGAGGAATATGCCTTTTCGGTCTTCTTTTGTCAATGGATTTGTGCAAATAAGCGCCGTTTCTATATTCAAATCGGATTCAAACTACAATCGGCGCTTGTTACGTTGTGATGGCGCAGGATTTTAACAGCTTCCCACCTTGGAATACAGTCTTTCGCAAGAAAATTCGACAGGAGAGTGGTTATTTAGCCAACGGGGGGCATTAACGCTTTGTTTCTACGAAAAGTCACGCTTTCCGTACATATATAGCCAAAATAATTCGAGCTACGGCTATCGCACCTGCAACTCGCACTCTGAAGGAGAGAAAGTAAGATTTTCCTCGGTGATGCCGTAATTGCGCCGTCAGATCTGCCGTATGGCGAAGAGATTGCGCTGATCCAGTGAATCGCTGGTTAACCTTGGAGGCTGTACAAGGTATAATCCGCCGATTTCCACCGTTATGAGTCAGCTATGGATTTGAGCCAGCTATGGAGCTAATTCGCGGGATACACAATATTCGGGCGCGCCATCATGGCTGCGTCCTTACTATTGGTAATTTTGATGGCGTGCATCGCGGCCATCAAGCACTGATTGAACAACTAAAGCTGGAAGGGCAGAAGCTTGGCGTTCCGGTAATGGTGATGATTTTTGAACCGCAACCTCTTGAGCTGTTTGCGGGCGATAAAGCGCCTGCTCGACTGACCAGTTTGCGAGATAAGGCCAAGTATCTTGCCGAATGCGGCGTTGATTACTTGCTATGTGTGCGCTTTGAACCGCGTTTTGCGGCTAACATTGCTCAGGCATTTATCTCCCAGCTATTGGTGGAGAAACTAGGCGTCAAATTCCTGACCGTGGGCGATGATTTTCGCTTTGGTGCTGGTCGTCTGGGCGATTTCGAATTGCTACAGAAAGCCGGCGCTGAATATGGTTTTGAAGTCATAAGCACCCAGACTTTCCGCGAAGGCGGCAGTCGCATTAGCAGTACGGCGATTCGTGACGCGCTGCGTGATGACGACTTAGCATTAGCCGAAACGCTGCTCGGCCACCCGTTCAGCATCTCCGGGCGCGTGGTTCATGGCGACAAACTAGGCCGCACCATCGGCTTCCCGACGGCCAACGTGCCGTTGAA
This window contains:
- the nhaR gene encoding transcriptional activator NhaR translates to MSHINFNHLYYFWQVCKTGSMVGAAEALFLTPQTITGQIKSLEERLGGKLFKRQGRGLVPSELGQLVFRYADKMFAMSQEMLDIVNYRKESSLLFDVGVADALSKRLVSRVLDAAVVDNQDIHLRCFESTHEMLLEQLSQHKLDIILSDCPVDSTQQEGLFSVKLGESPISFYCRQPAESEAFPECLEKRPLLIPGRRSMLGRKLLNWFNTQGLKVKILGEFDDAALMKAFAQNHNAIFVAPSVYLTEVFHGDDIVEVGRVEGLQEEYYVIFAERMIQHPSVQRVCNTDFSGLFTG
- the rpsT gene encoding 30S ribosomal protein S20, with translation MANIKSAKKRAVQSEKRRKHNASRRSMVRTFIKKVYAAIAAGDKAAAQNAFNEMQPIVDRQSCKGLIHKNKAARHKSNLTAQINAMQ
- the ribF gene encoding bifunctional riboflavin kinase/FAD synthetase gives rise to the protein MELIRGIHNIRARHHGCVLTIGNFDGVHRGHQALIEQLKLEGQKLGVPVMVMIFEPQPLELFAGDKAPARLTSLRDKAKYLAECGVDYLLCVRFEPRFAANIAQAFISQLLVEKLGVKFLTVGDDFRFGAGRLGDFELLQKAGAEYGFEVISTQTFREGGSRISSTAIRDALRDDDLALAETLLGHPFSISGRVVHGDKLGRTIGFPTANVPLKRLVSPVRGVYAVDVLGLGDEPIPGIANIGIRPTVGGVRKQLEVHLLDTNINLYGRHIDVVLRAKLRNEQRFSSLDALKQQIANDEVTAREFFGLTAPR
- the nhaA gene encoding Na+/H+ antiporter NhaA, with the protein product MSNIIRQFLRMEAAGGIVLIVAAIIALVMANTPMQGLYQAFLDIPVTLRFADLLIDKPLLLWINDGLMAVFFLMIGLEVKRELREGNLANREQALFPAIAAVGGMVAPAVIYLMFNGADEVARQGWAIPAATDIAFALGVMALLGSRVPTGLKVFLLALAIIDDLGAIVIIALFYSHDISGMALGLAALSIAVLAWLNWRGVGKLTPYLLVGAVLWVCVLKSGIHATLAGVILGFFIPLETRQKVSPARRLEHGIHPYVAWFILPIFAFANAGVSLQGVSTESVFSLLPMGIAAGLLLGKPIGIMIFSGIAVKLGIARLPEGINFKQIAGVSVLCGIGFTMSIFIASLAFAKADPELLTYSKIGILLGSTVSAVLGYLLLNKLLPKRGHRHGA